In Onychostoma macrolepis isolate SWU-2019 chromosome 06, ASM1243209v1, whole genome shotgun sequence, one DNA window encodes the following:
- the ccdc65 gene encoding dynein regulatory complex subunit 2, translating to MPKKAGKKGGGKLAGMTEEERLLYMQQKAQAEEEIAKRKEDMLTHFLKDKLQKEERNTILNLHKLRQQWRAVLTQTKTAELRNDMSVLSQNFERVLDYKDDIIKSLVIDLSEREQQSELARSSHLQNVDYLLELHRSRLAELELNFSTNLEELGSEYNTEREQVLSEHQQESMYLEKVMFSMEKNYTDLDNEARRDYESTRNQIKKQNKEDKQTVKDQMEGVVEKLWRELQQVLHHYNETTKDRLIATESLQIKDEQSAKEIDTHKKHIQKLQESISALRCQLSSSQTGAAAQQLHSGREELAQKVQHFRVQLAEGQTIRRKQLTKLTIQSSDATKKLQEIVAMGERLIRLSEMCSKLETEYEKVLPFYTSSLSEEELNQERANAMEPPTEKLAQILLDYLPLEKFWQRHNKVQLEYLCLKREKTLLLQENERLRLYLKQYLDEVSVSDESFRQQKLLVVLSPSLQDTAATERRDQKRYVVQEAANVVQSFRQ from the exons ATGCCTAAAAAAGCAGGGAAGAAAGGAGGCGGAAAACTTGCCGGGATGACAGAAGAGGAGAGGCTTCTGTACATGCAGCAGAAAGCTCAAGCTGAGGAGGAGATAGCCAAGAGAAAAGAGGACATGCTCACACACTTCCTCAAG gaTAAACTGCAGAAAGAGGAGAGGAACACCATACTGAATCTCCATAAGCTGCGGCAGCAGTGGCGCGCTGTTTTAACACAGACCAAGACAGCAGAGCTACGCAATGACATGTCAGTACTCAGCCAGAACTTTGAGAGAGTCCTGGACTACAAAGACGACATCATCAAG AGTTTGGTGATTGATCTGTCTGAGAGGGAGCAGCAGTCAGAGCTGGCACGCAGTTCTCATCTGCAGAACGTGGACTATCTGTTAGAGCTTCATAGGAGTCGGCTGGCAGAACTAGAGTTGAACTTCAGCACAAATCTAGAAGAACTTGGTTCAGAGTATAATACTGAGag AGAGCAAGTTCTTTCAGAGCACCAGCAGGAGAGTATGTATTTGGAGAAGGTGATGTTTTCCATGGAAAAGAATTATACTGATCTTGACAATGAGGCTAGACGTGACTACGAGAGCACTcgcaatcaaataaaaaaacag AACAAAGAGGATAAGCAAACAGTGAAAGATCAGATGGAAGGGGTTGTGGAAAAACTGTGGCGGGAACTGCAGCAGGTTTTACACCACTACAATGAGACCACCAAGGACAGATTGATCGCAACTGAGTCTCTGCAAATCAAGGATGAACAAAGTGCTAAAGAGATTGACACGCATAAAAAGCACATTCAGAAGTTGCAG GAGTCTATCTCTGCTCTGCGCTGTCAACTGAGCTCCAGTCAAACCGGAGCAGCAGCTCAGCAGCTTCATTCAGGCCGTGAAGAGCTCGCCCAGAAAGTTCAACATTTCAGAGTCCAGCTCGCTGAGGGCCAAACCATTCGGAGAAAGCAGCTCACCAAACTTACCATTCAAAGCAGCGATGCTACTAAAAAACTGCAAGAGATTGTAGCAATG GGGGAAAGGTTGATTCGTCTCTCTGAGATGTGTAGTAAGCTGGAGACGGAGTATGAGAAGGTTCTGCCCTTCTACACATCCTCACTGAGTGAAGAAGAGCTGAATCAGGAGAGAGCCAATGCCATGGAGCCGCCGACTGAGAAACTCGCGCAG ATATTGCTTGATTATTTGCCTCTTGAGAAGTTCTGGCAACGGCACAACAAGGTTCAGCTTGAATATTTATGTCTGAAGCGAGAGAAAACGCTTTTGTTACAGGAGAATGAACGACTGAGGCTCTATCTGAAGCAGTATCTGGATGAAGTTTCGGTTTCTGATGAGAGTTTTCGGCAACAGAAGCTTCTGGTGGTGTTGTCTCCTTCTCTTCAGGACACCGCTGCCACTGAGAGACGTGATCAGAAGCGCTATGTGGTCCAAGAAGCAGCAAATGTTGTGCAAAGTTTTAGGCAATAA
- the arf3b gene encoding ADP-ribosylation factor 3b: MGNIFGNLLKSLIGKKEMRILMVGLDAAGKTTILYKLKLGEIVTTIPTIGFNVETVEYKNISFTVWDVGGQDKIRPLWRHYFQNTQGLIFVVDSNDRERVNEAREELMRMLAEDELRDAVLLVFANKQDLPNAMNAAEITDKLGLHSLRHRNWYIQATCATSGDGLYEGLDWLANQLKNKK; the protein is encoded by the exons ATGGGGAATATTTTTGGCAATCTGCTGAAGAGTCTGATAGGGAAGAAAGAGATGAGAATTCTGATGGTTGGATTAGATGCTGCTGGTAAAACCACCATCCTTTACAAACTGAAGCTGGGAGAGATCGTGACCACCATCCCAACCATTG GCTTTAACGTGGAGACAGTGGAGTACAAGAACATCAGCTTCACTGTGTGGGATGTGGGTGGTCAGGATAAAATCAGACCACTCTGGAGACACTACTTTCAAAATACACAGG GTCTTATCTTCGTGGTCGACAGCAACGATCGGGAGAGAGTTAACGAGGCGCGGGAGGAGTTAATGAGGATGCTTGCAGAAGACGAACTGCGTGATGCTGTCCTTCTTGTCTTTGCAAACAAACAG GATCTGCCAAACGCTATGAATGCAGCTGAGATCACAGACAAACTCGGCCTCCATTCGCTCCGCCATCGCAACTGGTATATACAAGCGACCTGCGCGACCAGCGGCGACGGTCTGTACGAAGGGCTCGACTGGCTCGCCAATCAGCTCAAGAATAAGAAGTGA
- the fkbp11 gene encoding LOW QUALITY PROTEIN: peptidyl-prolyl cis-trans isomerase FKBP11 (The sequence of the model RefSeq protein was modified relative to this genomic sequence to represent the inferred CDS: substituted 1 base at 1 genomic stop codon), which produces MRIRTGIALILLAAFAFVAAEDGDSKENGIEQLVVETLVKPETCTVTSEMGDTLQIHYTGRLMDGKVIDTSLSREPLVVELGKRSVITGLEQALVGLCEGXTKIKATIPAHLAYGKRGFPPTIPGDSTLEFEVEVISLSQQTPWQKLVNDILPLLCLALVPTLLGLVGLYLYNKAHAQPQGKKKSKDKKSKKK; this is translated from the exons ATGCGAATTCGGACAGGGATCGCCTTGATTCTTCTCGCAGCTTTTGCATTTGTTGCAGCTGAGGACGGGGATAGCAAAGAAAACGGGATCGAACAGTTGGTTGTGGAGACGTTG GTGAAGCCAGAGACATGCACGGTTACATCAGAGATGGGAGACACGCTTCAAATCCATTACACG GGTCGATTAATGGACGGGAAGGTGATTGACACCTCTCTGTCTCGTGAGCCTCTGGTCGTAGAGTTGGGCAAGAGGTCTGTCATCACAG GCCTTGAGCAAGCCCTGGTCGGATTGTGTGAAGGGTAA ACAAAAATTAAAGCCACGATTCCAGCTCATCTCGCGTATGGAAAGAGAGGATTCCCTCCAACCATTCCAG GGGACAGCACACTTGAGTTTGAGGTGGAGGTGATCTCTCTGTCCCAGCAAACGCCGTGGCAGAAGCTAGTTAACGACATCTTGCCTCTTTTGTGCTTGGCGCTGGTTCCCACTTTACTGGGTTTAGTGGGTCTCTACCTCTACAACAAAGCACATGCACAACCTCAAGGCAAGAAGAAGAGCAAAGACAAGAAAAGCAAGAAGAAATAA